The proteins below come from a single Meriones unguiculatus strain TT.TT164.6M chromosome 13 unlocalized genomic scaffold, Bangor_MerUng_6.1 Chr13_unordered_Scaffold_37, whole genome shotgun sequence genomic window:
- the LOC132650988 gene encoding vomeronasal type-2 receptor 116-like — protein sequence SVCTQSCGPGFWKVLQKDRPVCCFSCAFCPEQHISNQTDQQECIPCPSQEYPNPERNHCLPKAVTFLSFEDPLGIALACTALCFSISTIAVLGIFLKHQESAIVKANNRTLSYILLTSILLCFFCSFFFIGRPNTVSCILQQITFALVFTLALSTVLAKTITVILAFRVMKPGRTMRRLFVSGAYNTVIPICVLIQLILSGVWLGISPPYIDSDEHSEHAHVIILCNKGSVTAFYCVLAYLGTLALGSFTVAFLVRNLPDTFNEAKFLTFSMLVFLSVWVIFIPVYQSTKGKAVVAVEVFSILASSAGLLGCIFFPKCYIIILRPDK from the exons tctgtatgtacacagagctgtggtccaggattctggaaagttctacaaaaagacagaccggtctgctgtttttcttgtgcattttgtccagagcagcacatttccaaccagacag atcagcaggagtgcatcccttgcccaagtcaagagtacccaaaccctgagagaaaccactgcctgcccaaggcagtgaccttcctttcctttgaggatcctctgggcattgctctggcctgcacagctctgtgcttctctatcagcacaattgcagttcttgggatctttctcaaacaccaagaatcagccattgttaaggccaataaccggactctcagctacatcctgctcacctccatcctcctctgcttcttctgctcctttttcttcattggacgcccaaacacagtctcctgcatactgcaacaaataacatttgcacttgtgttcaccttggctctttccactgttttggcaaaaactattactgtaattctggcttttagggtcatgaagccaggaagaacaatgagaaggttgtttgtctcaggcgcctataatactgtcattcccatctgtgtcctgatccaacttattctttctggagtctggctgggaatctCGCCTCCCTACATTGactcagatgaacactctgaacatgctcatgtcatcattttatgcaacaagggctcagttactgctttctattgtgtgctggcttacttagggaccctggctttaggcagcttcactgtggctttcctggtaaggaacctgcctgacacattcaatgaggccaagttcctgacattcagcatgctggtcttcctcagtgtctgggtcatcttcatccctgtctaccagagcaccaagggcaaagccgtcgtggctgtggaggtcttctccatattggcctctagtgcagggctgctggggtgcatcttcttccctaagtgctacattattatcttaagacctgataaa